The sequence CATTTTCCGCACCCGGCGTGCCGTGAAGTTCAGCAGCAGCCCAGCTTTCCGCCAACGCGTTATCCCAGGCCGGGTTGATCAGCTCCAGCGTGGGCCCGTTCCCGTCGGGTTCGGTGGGCCAGGGTGCTACGTCGTCATACAACACCGTATCGATCAGGGTTCCTGAATCGTCATATAGCCTGATCAGTTCCCCGTTTGCGGCTAAGCCGAAATCCATATTCCCCATGTAACGGGTCACATCCGGGAATAGGCTGTCAAAGGCGGCGGTATCCCTGCATATTATAAAATATCCGTTAGGCTCTATAACTGTTCCGGCAGGAAAAACAAATGAATGCAGGTCGTCTTCGTCCCTGAATTCCCAACCGGTTATATCCAGCTCATATTCATGCGGATTGTAAAACTCGACCCAGTCACCGGGATCAAAATTATTCGCTGAATTGTAATTAATTTCGTTGATGACCAGCGAATCTTCAAAAACCCTTGGCTTGAAAAGTGCCAGGATTGAATCGCCCATGATCAGGCTGAGCCTCACATCTTTCAAAGTATCAGCAGGCGTGACCTGGTGGGTTTTCAAAACCCACCGGTCGAATTCGTAATAAGGACTGGTTTCAATCGCCAGGAGCTTGACATCTATGCCCCCGAAATATTGTCCATCCCAGGGAAACTGGCTTAATTCGAGGGAATTGACCTTTACCTTGCCAACACCCTCAGGCTCTGCATCGATGACGATATTGTAAGGCCCGGTCAGGTTGTAACATTCCCGGAGACCTGCATCCATGATGCTGTTACGGATGGTGATGAAATTCCTGATCCGCTGAACATTGGATTGCCATTTGATAACTGTACCTCCCCATCTTGCCGTGTGAGCCGGCATTTCCGGTGCAATGATCGCGGCCATGCTGTCGAGAAGGTTGATCATATAATCATTGGTAAAGACTGTATTCAGCAGGTCAATGTAGCGTGAGACATAATATTGTGAAAAATCAGGGTTTTCCCTGAGTTTGTTCAGCACGGCAATATGCCCTTCCGGATCCTGCCACGGAGCTGTCAGGCCTTCAGGGAAACAGGGTGAAACATAAGGTGTTTGGGCAGGGATCCCCGTATAATTGATATAATGCCCGAAGGTGGCATCTTCATCCCAAAGGATGTAGGCCCATTTCCGGTGGCTGCCGTCAGGATTCAGGCCCCGCCACCATCCAACATTCCAATTCATCCAGTCGGAACAAACTACATAAGAATTAATAATTACGTAATCCACCAGGCTCGTCACGTCATACTGCGCCGCAACAGCCTGGTAAGTAAAAGGATTGGCCATGTCATGCGTCATGATAAAATCATGCAGCGCGTACCAGTCGTCCAAAGCCTGCTGCCCCCCATATTCTGCCCAGGTATATCCCCAGAGCATAATAAACTGAATGTCATACTTGCCCTGATCATAATAATATTGTGTATAATCGTGGTCATGAACCTTTTCGCGGAGGGCATAGATCCCCCAATAGATCCCGTTCGCGTAAATGACAATACGTTCCGACTTGCGCCAGTCCAGGTGCTGGCCGGCTTTCTGGGATAAGGTTTCCACAAAATCGTCGCGCATATGGGCGCTGCTGTCTATTCCAGGATAATTATCATCTCCTGCAGCCCGGAGAATGACCCGCTGGAACTCGTCGCGGTCAGATAATGAAAAGAATTTTTCCTGTAAGGCATAATTGTAGCCGGCTTCGTCGCGGGTAATATAATCGATGCTCCGCTGCGGATGGACCCACGAATCCTGGCCGTGTTCGTTAAATTCGCCGTATGCTTTGGTAGTCCTGACCTTGAATTTGTTAAAGAACTCGATTGATCCTTTCGGCCGGAGTGATTGGTTCCCTTCCAGCAATTCTGTCAATTGATCACCGGCAATAGACACCACAGGCAGGCCATGATTGTTATTTATAAAATAGGTATTGAATTCGATCAGGCTTGGTAGGATTGTCGGATCGTCACTGAAAACACGAGCTTTTAATATCTTTGTAATGAAAATATTGATAGGAGCTGTATATTGGCTTGAAGCTGCAACAGGATCAGTCCCGTTAGTCGTGTATCTGATTTTCGAGTTGGGTTCATTTGTTGTGATGGTAATGCTTAATGAACTCGTGTAAAAACCTCCTGTATCGCTGACCATTGGCTTTTCTGCATAACGTACATACGCCGTCGATAAGGCGTTGGAATAACCCGGGGTTGGATTGATGAATATACCCCATTGGTCTCCGCCGCTTATGGTGCGGCCCCTGGAATGATCCGACTGCGTATTTTCAAGCGGTACCTGCTCCAGGATGATGCCAGTCGGATCTGTGAAAACGATCCAGTCGGGGTTGGCCTTGGTTTGTGTCAGCCTGAAATTTGTATGATAATTTCCACTACCGGCTTCATCCCTGCCGGATGCCCAAATCTTCAGGTGCCCGTGTGAAGAGATCGTAACCCCTGCAGGAATCGGCCACCTCAAGGGATTGTCAGGCTGATCACTCAGAAAGTATCCACCGATGTTGATACTTGTAGTTCCTGTGTTGTACAATTCTATCCAGTCTTCATATTCCTGGTAATTGTCCATCACAGTGTTCAGGTTGGAGACCGAATATTCGTTAATGACAACCTGTGACCTTGACGGAAGGACCTGGACGAATAATGTGGTGCCCAGAAGGATGAATATCTTTTGTAAGGGATTCATAAAATTGAAAATTAAGATACTTGATGAGAATAAATTGATTGTATGGCTAAATTACTTAAAAATCATCTCTTGTTATATAGATCATCCATATAATAAATCTGGTGGTTATTTTCCCACTTATACTCCGGCGAAATCCATCTGAATACCTCAATTTCTGATCAGTATGCAATAATCATCTTACTTTTACTTTTGAAAGATTATGATGATGAAAAGTAAATCATGGCAAATACTTATCCATGTGGCCGGCTGCATTGTTTTTTTGTCGCTGCCGATCATATTATGGCCCGGACAAGGGGGCCTGGGAGATTTTTTCAGTGAATCCAGGTCGGCCAGGGAATTTACGAATGACATCCTTATTTTGCTGTTTTTTTATCTTAACTTCTATTTGTTGATCCCCAGGTTATATTTCCCGAAGAAGTACATTTATTTTATCCTGGCGATCACATTGTGTTTTTTCATCGTGGCATTTCTTCCCGGCATACTATTTCCTTTCCGGGAAACAGTCCGCCAGCATCACCCCGGTCAGGAGAGCAGCAGGTTTTTGTTCACTATCGGCCATAATCTGATTTATTTCCTGGCTGTGGTCTTTTTTTCATTGATGGTGAAGATGAACTCCCGGTGGAAACAAGCCGAAAAGGAAAGGCTCAAAGCAGAGTTGTCGTATTTTAAAGCTCAGATCAATCCGCATTTTCTCTTTAACACATTGAATACGATCTATTCTCTTGCTATTCAGAAAGCCGATAACACGCCGGAAGCTGTTGTCAAGCTGTCAGGGATGATGCGGTACGTCATCTCTGATGCAAGCAATGATTATGTTCCGCTGGAGAAAGAGATCAATTATATCAGTGATTACATCGCATTGCAGAAAATCCGGTTTGGCGAAACGGTTAAGATCGATTTTTACCCGTGTGATCTTACTTCCGGACCACTGATTGCCCCATTGATCCTCATCCCTTTTATCGAAAATGCATTTAAATTTGGAGTAAATCCGGAAAAAGACTCATTCATCGGCATCAACATCAATCTGTCAGGGCAGGAACTGCATATGAAAGTCTTTAATAATAAAGTAAACGAAATTCTCAGGACTGAATCCACCGGTGGTTTGGGTATCAGTAATGCCAGGCATAGGTTGGACCTCCTCTATCCTGAAAAGTACAGGCTATTAATTGATGACAAGGAAAATGAATACACGGTTGATTTATATATTATCCTGCCATGATTATTGCCATTGCAGTTGATGATGAACCTCCCGCCCTGAAAGTGGTGGAAAATTTTTGTAAGAAGGTCGGTTTTATCGACCTGGTCAAAACTTTCACCAAACCTCATGAGGCAGTGAAATATCTTAATAAATTCCCTGTTGACCTGCTGTTCCTCGATATCAGGATGCCGTCGGTTTCAGGTATCCATATTTGCAGGCTGATACCGCAGGACACGATGGTCATTTTCACGACGGCCTACAGTGAATATGCCGTGGAAGGTTTTAACCTGAATGCAGTCGATTATTTGCTGAAACCATTTACTTATGAACGGTTTTTGCAGGCTGTGAATAAAGCTCATGATTTCTATAAGTTCTATTACCAGCAGGAGTCGGCTTTGCAGCAATACATGTTTATCCGTGCTGATTACAGCCTGGTCAAGATAATGCTCGAAGATATTCTGTATGTTGAAGGGCTCGATGATTACCTTAAAATTTATCTGGTTGACCGGAAACCCATAGTAGCAAGGATGACGATGAAAGCTATACTGGAAAAGTTATCTGCTAAGGATTTTGTAAGGGTGCACCGTTCGTTTATCATACCGCTTAAGCGAATAGAAC comes from Bacteroidales bacterium and encodes:
- a CDS encoding lamin tail domain-containing protein; this translates as MNPLQKIFILLGTTLFVQVLPSRSQVVINEYSVSNLNTVMDNYQEYEDWIELYNTGTTSINIGGYFLSDQPDNPLRWPIPAGVTISSHGHLKIWASGRDEAGSGNYHTNFRLTQTKANPDWIVFTDPTGIILEQVPLENTQSDHSRGRTISGGDQWGIFINPTPGYSNALSTAYVRYAEKPMVSDTGGFYTSSLSITITTNEPNSKIRYTTNGTDPVAASSQYTAPINIFITKILKARVFSDDPTILPSLIEFNTYFINNNHGLPVVSIAGDQLTELLEGNQSLRPKGSIEFFNKFKVRTTKAYGEFNEHGQDSWVHPQRSIDYITRDEAGYNYALQEKFFSLSDRDEFQRVILRAAGDDNYPGIDSSAHMRDDFVETLSQKAGQHLDWRKSERIVIYANGIYWGIYALREKVHDHDYTQYYYDQGKYDIQFIMLWGYTWAEYGGQQALDDWYALHDFIMTHDMANPFTYQAVAAQYDVTSLVDYVIINSYVVCSDWMNWNVGWWRGLNPDGSHRKWAYILWDEDATFGHYINYTGIPAQTPYVSPCFPEGLTAPWQDPEGHIAVLNKLRENPDFSQYYVSRYIDLLNTVFTNDYMINLLDSMAAIIAPEMPAHTARWGGTVIKWQSNVQRIRNFITIRNSIMDAGLRECYNLTGPYNIVIDAEPEGVGKVKVNSLELSQFPWDGQYFGGIDVKLLAIETSPYYEFDRWVLKTHQVTPADTLKDVRLSLIMGDSILALFKPRVFEDSLVINEINYNSANNFDPGDWVEFYNPHEYELDITGWEFRDEDDLHSFVFPAGTVIEPNGYFIICRDTAAFDSLFPDVTRYMGNMDFGLAANGELIRLYDDSGTLIDTVLYDDVAPWPTEPDGNGPTLELINPAWDNALAESWAAAELHGTPGAENGNYVKLPEKRVDESIKCRIYPNPFSTLAIIKVDGEKGLEGASLGVFNLFGQQVKRMDNISSRQIIISREGLPAGIYVYKIFDRKSNGLFTGKFIVN
- a CDS encoding sensor histidine kinase, with amino-acid sequence MKSKSWQILIHVAGCIVFLSLPIILWPGQGGLGDFFSESRSAREFTNDILILLFFYLNFYLLIPRLYFPKKYIYFILAITLCFFIVAFLPGILFPFRETVRQHHPGQESSRFLFTIGHNLIYFLAVVFFSLMVKMNSRWKQAEKERLKAELSYFKAQINPHFLFNTLNTIYSLAIQKADNTPEAVVKLSGMMRYVISDASNDYVPLEKEINYISDYIALQKIRFGETVKIDFYPCDLTSGPLIAPLILIPFIENAFKFGVNPEKDSFIGININLSGQELHMKVFNNKVNEILRTESTGGLGISNARHRLDLLYPEKYRLLIDDKENEYTVDLYIILP
- a CDS encoding LytTR family DNA-binding domain-containing protein; amino-acid sequence: MIIAIAVDDEPPALKVVENFCKKVGFIDLVKTFTKPHEAVKYLNKFPVDLLFLDIRMPSVSGIHICRLIPQDTMVIFTTAYSEYAVEGFNLNAVDYLLKPFTYERFLQAVNKAHDFYKFYYQQESALQQYMFIRADYSLVKIMLEDILYVEGLDDYLKIYLVDRKPIVARMTMKAILEKLSAKDFVRVHRSFIIPLKRIERLRNKSLLVAGREIPVGSSYEEDFIRIFRR